In Mesoplasma florum L1, the DNA window CAGTAACCATTTTTCCTTTAACGATTCCAAATTTTTCATCCATGATTTTAGCAACAGGTGATAAACAGTTTGTTGTACATGAAGCTCCTGAAATAATTACGTCTTCTGCTGATAAGTTTTTGTGGTTTACACCATAAACGATTGTTTTCATTTCTCCTGTAGCAGGTGCTGAAATAATAACTTTTTTTGCTCCAGCTGTTAAGTGTGCTGATGCTTTTTCTTTATCTGTGTAGAATCCTGTTGATTCGATTACTAAATCGATTCCTAATTTACCTCAAGGTAAATCAGCTGCATTTCTTTCAGCAAAGATTTTAATTTCTTTTCCATTAACGATAATTGAGTTATCTGTGTATGAAATTTTTCCTTCTTGGAATTTTCCTTGTGCTGAGTCAAATTCTAATAAGTAAGCTAATGTTTTTGTGTCTGTTAAATCGTTAACAGCAACGATTTCAACTCCTTGGTTGAATAATTGTCTAAATGTTAAACGTCCGATTCTTCCGAATCCGTTAATTGCAACTTTTTTTGACATATATTTTATCCTCTCTTGTAATATCTATACATTAATAATTTTACACTCTTAAATAAAAAAGAACAAATTTTTCAAAAAAAATCTTTGAAAAATTATGTTCTTTTAGATTGTTTTCCCATTAGTGTTACAAATGTTGTTAAAGTTGTTATTCTTTCTTTTAGTCTAGCCACTTTCATAACTTCAATTTCTTTATTATTTTTATTTATATTATAAATTTTATCTAGTTCATAAAACGTAAAATTTGATGACATGAAAGTGAGTTTTTTTCTATTCATTCTGTAATTCAAAATTATATATCATAAATTATCTCTTGTTCAGCTTGAAACCATTTCACCAGCAAAGTCATCTATGAATAAAATGTCAGCTTTTTTCATTTGATCAATATATGGAATAGAAGAATTAGAGTTTTTACTAAACTGTTCCTTGCATTTTTCTATTATATCTGGTGCTGTGCAAAAGAATACTTTGGCATCTCTTTTTGCTGCT includes these proteins:
- the gap gene encoding type I glyceraldehyde-3-phosphate dehydrogenase, translating into MSKKVAINGFGRIGRLTFRQLFNQGVEIVAVNDLTDTKTLAYLLEFDSAQGKFQEGKISYTDNSIIVNGKEIKIFAERNAADLPWGKLGIDLVIESTGFYTDKEKASAHLTAGAKKVIISAPATGEMKTIVYGVNHKNLSAEDVIISGASCTTNCLSPVAKIMDEKFGIVKGKMVTVHAVTNDQKLLDLPHGDLRRGRAAAWNIVPSTTGAAKAVSLVLPNLKGKLDGYALRVPTITGSITDVTLQLSKKTTVEEINATVEAAIKADAELSKAIKFNTQQIVSGDTIGSSFGSIFDATLTKITEVDGEQLVTVCAWYDNESSYVSQLVRTTIYFMGL